The proteins below come from a single Azospirillaceae bacterium genomic window:
- a CDS encoding branched-chain amino acid ABC transporter permease, translating to MNFELLGQLIMNGIIVGALYGVVAMSFVLIYKASQVVNFAQGEFLLIGAWTCWWLLTSWQLPFIWGFLVTLAFMTVFGLVLQVVVLRPLIGEPVISVIMVTIGLSIFFQALMKWMFGVFAQPFPPIFNTQQVNVLGLEVQTVYLMSLAISVVIMAGFAWFFKFSKYGLAMRATAFNQQVAQSLGISVRQVFAISWAISAVVSAVAGVVVGVVNGVSSALSFYGIKVFPAVILGGLDSIIGAVLGGIIVGVLENVAQFVDSEYLNFGNMFQIAPFYVLILILMIRPYGLFGTKDIERV from the coding sequence GTGAACTTCGAGCTTTTGGGCCAGCTCATCATGAACGGGATCATCGTCGGCGCCCTTTACGGCGTCGTCGCGATGTCCTTCGTGCTGATCTACAAGGCGAGCCAGGTCGTGAACTTCGCCCAGGGCGAATTCCTGCTGATCGGCGCCTGGACCTGCTGGTGGCTGCTGACGTCCTGGCAACTCCCCTTCATCTGGGGGTTCCTGGTCACCCTGGCCTTCATGACCGTGTTCGGCCTGGTGCTTCAGGTGGTGGTCCTGCGGCCGCTGATCGGCGAGCCGGTGATCAGCGTCATCATGGTCACCATCGGCCTGTCGATCTTCTTCCAGGCGCTGATGAAGTGGATGTTCGGCGTGTTCGCGCAGCCGTTCCCGCCGATCTTCAACACCCAGCAGGTGAACGTGCTGGGGCTGGAGGTGCAGACCGTCTACCTGATGAGCCTGGCGATTTCGGTGGTCATCATGGCCGGCTTCGCCTGGTTCTTCAAATTCTCCAAGTACGGCCTGGCCATGCGCGCCACCGCCTTCAACCAGCAGGTGGCGCAGTCGCTGGGCATCTCGGTCCGGCAGGTCTTCGCCATCAGTTGGGCGATTTCCGCCGTGGTGTCGGCGGTCGCGGGCGTGGTCGTGGGGGTGGTGAACGGCGTGTCGTCCGCGCTGTCGTTCTACGGGATCAAGGTCTTCCCGGCGGTGATCCTGGGCGGCCTGGACAGCATCATCGGGGCGGTGCTCGGCGGCATCATCGTCGGCGTGCTCGAGAACGTGGCCCAGTTCGTGGACAGCGAGTACCTGAACTTCGGCAACATGTTCCAGATCGCGCCCTTCTACGTGCTGATCCTGATCCTGATGATCCGGCCCTACGGGCTGTTCGGCACCAAAGACATCGAGCGGGTGTGA
- a CDS encoding long-chain fatty acid--CoA ligase, producing MSSHRTAPIAASPAPPALPDLARLDTLPKLLAHNARQYAADIALREKDLGIWRALTWADYQKRVKAFALGLVHLGLQKGEVVGIIGDNRPDWVCAEIAAHAAGGLSLGMYRDALDEEVAYLVAYTDASIVFAEDEEQVDKLLGLGDRIATVRHIVYSDPRGMRKYSDPRLIETSELVRLGEAVAAREPGLYDAIVEQGRGDEVAILCTTSGTTSNPKLAMLTSAALLRHCASYLGADPRAPGDEYVSMLPLPWIMEQVYALGWGLLSRMVVNFVEEPDTAMHDFREIGPSFVLFAPRVWEQIAADVRARVMDASPFKQRMFDLGMRLGLKAVAQGKRSRLADALLFRALRDRLGFSKLKSAATGGAALGPDTFRFFQAMGVPLRQLYGQTETLGAYTIHRTGDVDFDTVGHPFDADIEIRIENPDQNGVGEIVTRHPNMFAGYYRNEATTAADVRGGWMYTGDAGFFDKRGHLVVIDRIKDIATTAKGDRFSPQYIENKLKFSPYVAEAVILGHGRDYLSAMICIRFPIVSKWAEKNRIAFTTYSDLSSRTEVYELLRKEVEAVNASLPDFQRIRKFLLLYKELDADDGELTRTRKVRRGVIGEKYGDIIEAIYTDRESIDVDTTILFQDGTRQRIRTRLKVVDLAPDPARPRAPVMAA from the coding sequence ATGTCGTCCCACCGTACAGCCCCCATCGCCGCCTCCCCCGCCCCTCCTGCCCTGCCCGATTTGGCGCGGCTGGACACGCTGCCCAAGCTGCTGGCCCACAACGCGCGCCAGTACGCGGCCGACATCGCGTTGCGCGAAAAGGACCTGGGCATCTGGCGCGCCCTGACCTGGGCCGATTACCAGAAGCGGGTGAAGGCGTTCGCGCTCGGCCTCGTGCACCTCGGCCTGCAGAAGGGCGAGGTCGTCGGCATCATCGGGGACAACCGGCCCGATTGGGTCTGTGCCGAGATCGCAGCCCACGCCGCGGGCGGCCTCAGCCTCGGCATGTACCGCGACGCGCTGGACGAGGAGGTCGCCTACCTCGTCGCCTACACGGATGCCTCCATCGTGTTCGCCGAGGACGAGGAGCAGGTGGACAAGCTGCTGGGCCTGGGCGACCGCATCGCCACGGTCCGGCACATCGTCTATTCCGACCCCCGCGGGATGCGCAAATACAGCGATCCGCGCCTGATCGAGACGTCGGAACTCGTGCGCCTGGGCGAGGCGGTCGCCGCGCGCGAACCCGGGCTGTACGACGCGATCGTCGAACAGGGGCGCGGCGACGAGGTGGCGATCCTGTGCACCACCTCCGGCACCACCTCGAACCCCAAGCTCGCCATGCTGACGTCGGCGGCGTTGTTGCGCCACTGCGCCAGCTATCTGGGCGCCGATCCGCGCGCGCCGGGGGACGAATACGTCTCGATGCTCCCCCTGCCCTGGATCATGGAGCAGGTCTACGCCCTGGGCTGGGGTCTTCTGTCCCGCATGGTCGTGAATTTCGTCGAGGAGCCCGATACGGCGATGCACGACTTCCGGGAGATCGGGCCCAGCTTCGTGCTGTTCGCCCCCCGCGTGTGGGAGCAGATCGCCGCCGACGTCCGTGCCCGGGTGATGGACGCCTCGCCGTTCAAGCAGCGCATGTTCGACCTGGGCATGCGGCTCGGTCTGAAGGCCGTGGCGCAGGGCAAACGCTCCCGGCTGGCGGACGCGCTGCTGTTCCGGGCGCTGCGGGACCGGCTGGGCTTCAGCAAGCTGAAGAGTGCCGCGACCGGCGGCGCCGCGCTGGGACCCGACACCTTCCGCTTCTTCCAAGCCATGGGCGTGCCGCTGCGCCAGCTCTACGGCCAGACGGAAACCCTGGGCGCCTACACCATCCACCGGACCGGGGACGTGGACTTCGACACGGTCGGCCACCCGTTCGACGCCGACATCGAGATCCGGATCGAGAACCCCGACCAGAATGGCGTCGGCGAGATCGTGACCCGCCATCCCAACATGTTCGCGGGCTACTACCGCAACGAGGCCACGACGGCGGCCGACGTGCGCGGCGGCTGGATGTACACGGGCGATGCCGGCTTCTTCGACAAGAGGGGGCATCTGGTCGTCATCGACCGCATCAAGGACATCGCCACCACCGCCAAGGGCGACCGGTTCAGCCCGCAGTACATCGAGAACAAGCTGAAGTTCAGCCCCTACGTCGCCGAGGCGGTGATCCTGGGCCACGGGCGGGACTACCTGTCGGCGATGATCTGCATCCGGTTCCCCATTGTCTCGAAATGGGCGGAGAAGAACCGGATCGCCTTCACCACCTATTCCGACCTCTCAAGCCGGACCGAGGTCTACGAACTGCTGCGCAAGGAGGTGGAGGCGGTCAACGCCTCGCTGCCGGATTTCCAGCGGATCCGGAAATTCCTGCTCCTCTACAAGGAGCTGGACGCCGACGACGGCGAACTGACCCGCACCCGCAAGGTCCGGCGCGGTGTCATCGGCGAAAAGTACGGCGACATCATCGAGGCCATCTACACCGACCGCGAGTCCATCGACGTCGACACCACCATCCTGTTCCAGGACGGAACGCGGCAGCGCATCCGCACCCGGCTGAAGGTGGTCGACCTCGCCCCCGACCCTGCCCGACCGCGTGCCCCCGTGATGGCGGCATGA
- a CDS encoding ABC transporter ATP-binding protein, which yields MTAETPIFEARRVSLRFGGVRALTDVSFQVGAGELFSIIGPNGAGKTSMVNCISGRYRPTEGSIHFKGRDVTTLKPNQRATIGIGRTFQNLALFGHMSVLDNIMVGRHHLLRNNFLTGSLYWLTGARTEELAHRQEVEEIIDFLDLQNVRKATAGTLSYGVRKRVELARAMALKPDLILLDEPMAGMNLEEKEDMARYIVDLNEEFGMTVIMIEHDMGVVMDISHRIMVLDFGKKIAEGLPEEVMGNEHVKRAYLGVEDEVLKDVDDTVPGRPVGQVA from the coding sequence GTGACGGCCGAAACGCCCATTTTCGAGGCGCGTCGCGTATCCCTCCGCTTTGGCGGCGTGCGCGCGCTGACGGACGTCAGTTTCCAGGTCGGGGCTGGCGAACTGTTCTCGATCATCGGTCCCAACGGGGCCGGCAAGACGTCCATGGTGAACTGCATCTCGGGCCGGTACCGGCCGACCGAGGGCAGCATCCACTTCAAGGGACGGGACGTCACCACACTCAAACCGAACCAGCGCGCCACCATCGGCATCGGCCGCACATTCCAGAACCTGGCGCTGTTCGGGCACATGAGCGTGCTCGACAACATCATGGTCGGGCGGCACCACCTGCTCCGGAACAACTTCCTGACCGGCTCGCTGTACTGGCTGACGGGTGCCCGCACGGAAGAGCTGGCGCACCGGCAGGAGGTCGAGGAGATCATCGACTTCCTGGACCTCCAGAACGTCCGCAAGGCGACGGCCGGGACCCTCAGCTACGGCGTGCGCAAGCGTGTCGAGCTGGCCCGCGCCATGGCGCTGAAACCCGACCTCATCCTCCTCGACGAGCCCATGGCCGGCATGAACCTCGAGGAGAAGGAGGACATGGCCCGGTACATCGTTGATCTCAACGAGGAATTCGGGATGACCGTGATCATGATCGAGCATGACATGGGCGTGGTCATGGACATCTCGCACCGCATCATGGTGCTGGATTTCGGCAAGAAAATCGCCGAGGGCCTCCCCGAGGAGGTCATGGGGAACGAGCACGTCAAGCGGGCCTACCTGGGCGTCGAGGACGAGGTTCTGAAGGACGTGGACGACACGGTGCCCGGGCGGCCCGTGGGGCAGGTGGCGTGA
- a CDS encoding class I SAM-dependent methyltransferase, translating into MVQNPEPAGTAGYSANADALAAQYESVTFADVHRDLLHLYPEAPARVLDIGAGTGRDAAALAARGHRVVAVEPTREFRDHGRRLHPSPAIEWVDDGLPDLAVVSARPERFDLVLLTAVWMHLDAAERTRAMAGIAKLAAPGGIVAMSLRHGPVPAGRRMFDVSADETIELARTVGFDCAHVHKREDMLGRADVRWSFLALRRL; encoded by the coding sequence GTGGTTCAGAACCCGGAGCCGGCCGGTACGGCGGGCTATTCGGCGAACGCCGATGCGCTCGCCGCGCAGTACGAAAGCGTCACCTTCGCCGACGTCCACCGCGACCTTCTGCACCTGTACCCGGAAGCCCCCGCCCGTGTGCTCGACATCGGTGCGGGCACCGGGCGCGATGCCGCGGCATTGGCCGCGCGCGGGCATCGGGTCGTTGCCGTCGAGCCGACCCGTGAATTCCGCGACCATGGTCGGCGGTTGCACCCGTCGCCCGCCATTGAATGGGTGGACGACGGCCTGCCGGACCTCGCGGTGGTCTCGGCACGTCCGGAGCGGTTCGACCTCGTCCTGCTGACGGCCGTGTGGATGCACCTGGACGCCGCGGAGCGGACGCGCGCCATGGCCGGGATCGCCAAGCTGGCCGCACCCGGCGGCATCGTCGCCATGTCGCTGCGCCATGGCCCCGTGCCCGCGGGGCGGCGCATGTTCGACGTCTCCGCCGACGAGACGATCGAACTTGCGCGAACCGTCGGGTTCGACTGCGCCCACGTCCACAAGCGCGAGGACATGCTCGGCCGCGCCGACGTCCGTTGGAGCTTCCTGGCCCTGCGGCGGCTGTGA
- a CDS encoding patatin-like phospholipase family protein: MTEPSVERDPVRVNLALQGGGAHGAFTWGVLDRLLEVRWLGIEGISGTSAGAMNASVLIDGHAAGGPDAARMALERFWRRVSEAARFSPFRRGPIDILLGRWSLDSSPLFVAFDLFARLFSPYDLNPAGSNPLRRILAESVDFKRLAGAPIKLFVTATNVRTGQGRIFGNDEVTPDVLLASACLPFLFQAVEIDGEAYWDGGYSGNPTITPLVRDCASDDTILVQINPVERAGTPRTAREIVNRANEVSFNATLLKELRMIALLREVADVGDCEGARWAAMRVHRITSAAMADLGYSSKLNAEWDFLCHLRDEGRRAADAFLDAHAGDLGRRSTLEIDPTVTV; encoded by the coding sequence ATGACGGAACCATCGGTTGAACGGGATCCTGTGCGGGTGAACCTGGCGCTTCAGGGCGGCGGTGCGCACGGTGCCTTCACCTGGGGCGTTCTGGACCGCCTGCTGGAGGTGCGGTGGCTTGGGATCGAGGGGATCTCCGGCACCTCGGCGGGCGCCATGAACGCCTCCGTTCTGATCGACGGCCACGCGGCCGGTGGGCCGGACGCGGCGCGGATGGCGCTGGAGCGTTTCTGGCGGCGGGTTTCGGAGGCGGCCCGCTTCAGCCCGTTCCGCCGCGGGCCGATCGACATCCTGCTCGGGCGCTGGTCGCTCGACTCATCGCCGCTTTTCGTCGCCTTCGACCTGTTCGCGCGCCTGTTCTCGCCCTACGACCTCAACCCGGCGGGCTCCAACCCCTTGCGCAGGATTCTGGCCGAAAGCGTTGATTTCAAACGCCTTGCCGGGGCGCCGATCAAGCTTTTCGTCACCGCCACCAATGTGCGCACGGGTCAGGGGCGGATCTTCGGCAACGACGAGGTCACGCCCGACGTGCTCCTTGCCTCCGCCTGCCTTCCCTTCCTGTTCCAGGCCGTCGAGATCGATGGCGAGGCCTATTGGGATGGCGGCTACAGCGGCAATCCGACGATCACGCCGCTTGTGCGCGACTGCGCCTCCGACGACACGATCCTCGTGCAGATCAATCCGGTCGAGCGGGCCGGCACCCCGCGGACCGCGCGCGAGATCGTGAACCGGGCCAACGAGGTGTCCTTCAACGCCACGCTGCTGAAGGAGCTGCGCATGATCGCCCTGCTGCGCGAAGTGGCCGATGTGGGCGACTGCGAGGGTGCGCGGTGGGCGGCGATGCGGGTCCACCGCATCACCAGCGCGGCGATGGCGGACCTCGGCTACTCCTCGAAGCTCAACGCCGAGTGGGATTTCCTGTGCCACCTGCGCGACGAGGGGCGCCGCGCCGCGGACGCCTTTCTCGACGCCCATGCCGGGGATCTGGGGCGCCGCTCCACCCTTGAGATCGACCCGACCGTGACGGTCTGA
- a CDS encoding cation transporter yields the protein MSAKCCSSAGTASGVPIDKTYRRVLWAALVINAAMFVVEIVAGAAADSVSLKADAMDFLGDAANYAVSLFVLGMALAARARAALLKGISLGLIGLWVAAETAHNAVQASVPQAQIMGTVGFLALAANVGVAFMLFVWRQGDANMRSVWICSRNDAIGNVAVMLAALGVFGTGTGWPDLVVAAVLAYLAVSGATQIVRQALSELRSRRGAPLPAE from the coding sequence ATGAGCGCGAAGTGCTGCAGCAGCGCCGGCACAGCCTCCGGGGTACCGATCGACAAGACCTATCGCCGGGTCTTGTGGGCAGCGTTGGTCATCAATGCGGCCATGTTCGTGGTCGAGATCGTCGCCGGTGCCGCGGCGGACTCCGTCTCGCTCAAGGCCGACGCCATGGATTTTCTGGGCGATGCCGCGAACTACGCCGTCAGCTTGTTCGTCCTTGGCATGGCCCTGGCCGCCCGGGCCCGGGCGGCGCTGCTCAAAGGCATTTCGCTCGGCCTCATCGGCCTCTGGGTCGCCGCGGAAACGGCCCACAACGCCGTGCAAGCCTCGGTTCCGCAGGCGCAGATCATGGGCACTGTCGGCTTCCTCGCCTTGGCGGCCAATGTCGGTGTCGCATTCATGCTCTTCGTCTGGCGCCAGGGCGATGCCAACATGCGTTCGGTCTGGATCTGCTCGCGGAACGATGCCATCGGCAATGTGGCCGTCATGCTGGCTGCGCTGGGCGTATTCGGCACCGGAACCGGCTGGCCGGATTTGGTGGTCGCCGCCGTGCTGGCCTACCTCGCCGTGAGCGGGGCGACCCAGATCGTCCGTCAGGCGCTGTCCGAGTTGCGTTCCAGGCGTGGGGCCCCCCTCCCGGCGGAGTGA